The DNA region tttaaacaataaatgctAATTCTATTCCAATTTGGCCTTATTCGATTTTCTTTAGcaatacaaggactaaattgatctatttaataatagagggactaatttgatcagaTCCCTATAATAGAGGGACCTCTAAAGTACATTCACCCTAACAAAATCTAGTGTTTTAAGTAACTAAGAGGCCAAAGCCTTGCCTCCCCTCTGGTGTTGCCCTGCATAGGAGGGTTATATCTAAACTAATGTTCGAATATCCATGGGCAAAAAtccttcaagaaaaaggaagggtGAACCAAaatccatttttcttttatttttttagtttctactaactcattttctttatttaatgaGTTAGGTGAAAAACAGAAGAAATTAAAGTTAAAGCGACTATGACAATTGAGAAACCTATAAATGCGTTCCGTCCACCAAGATCTGTTATTTGCTTACCAAACTcaactcatcatttaattctgGGGACTTACATTTTACAATGTATTTTCTCTAGTAGGAAGTCATATTGCATTTTgtccattttaataaaaaataagtaaattaatcttGCTCGTTTAATCCATGAGTAAACTGgtcatttgttaaaaatttcattgatttttattattaaaaattagtataGTTGATGAAATAATTAGACGGTTACACGTGATCCCTCATGTACAAGAccaatttttgatgaaaaataaatagaatttttaatagaatgactaGTTCACTCTTTGTTCTGACTTGTAAGGATTAATTTACCCATATTTTAGTATAAGATGCAAAATACATCGTACTAAGGGTgtctataatacttttacccaTGGAATATAGaagaaaatataataaactaACAAATATATATCTTTGATAGTTGAGGTGGTCTAGGCTTGATCTTGATTCACTAAATATGTATTCCATTATTGATCCATGGTTCCCTAGAAAAGTTTCAAGATTCATGTTCATGACATGAGTTAatgattatttaattgaacaGAGGATCCATTACCTAAACTTACTACATTTCTTAATTTCTCCTCACAGGTACTTTCTGGGATCTTcagatcaaaatcatcaaaaacttccAGATTCTAACAAAGGGCTAGATTTACAATTCAATGAAAAAAAAGATGGAAATCAAAGACATTATAAACAAAAGAGGGGGGAAAAAGTAATAGAAACCTGGAATGTTGGAGCAGGGAACCTGGGAGCACCGGCAATGGTGGATAACAAAGTATCTTCATCATTACCCACACACTGAGCCCTGCCTTGAACCACAACCTGAGGTGTAAACATGGTATCAAGCCTCAAAGCCTCCACATAAGCCTTTTGTCGAACAGTTGATAGGCTTGAACCATAAGGGTCTTTCCACCCCATATAATCCCAATAATCAACGTGATAAGCCAACACAATCACCGGGGCATCCAACTGAAAATCCCCTCTCCCTAGCCTCGACAAAAGCAACTCCGCCGCCGGCGATGTAACACACCCCTGTGAAGAGAACAACTCGACCAGGACTGGGCCTTCCGCCGACTCTTCAACCACTGTTCCATTGGTTTTCCCATTGGCATGGACTTCATTCCTTGAAGAAGACGATGAACCCCTACGAAAACAGGCAAAGAGACGACGCCCCATGGTTATAAGTTATAACCCCACTGCTTTCGTCTCTCTCTCAGCCCTGTGTGTGTGCTCTAATGGTGTGGGTCTTTCAGCTGACAGGGAAACTGAAAAAAGAAACTTGGTTAGGAAACAAAGAACATAAAAACGAAGTTGCTGGTTATGGGAAAAACTCGAAAAGAGAGGTGGAGAAAAGATTGTGGCGAATAAGATGCAAAGAAGGATTAGAAGatttcccaaattaaacataaaaaactgAATACAAAATTCATGGAAATGTTGAAGGGAGACAAGTGGGGGGAATCTAGTTGGTTGGAACAGAGTTGCGTTACCGACACGAATTTGTCGGTGACACGTTGAGTGTTGGGTTGGATGTCAGTGCGGGATTGCACACCGCCACCAAAATCACTACTTTTTAGCCTTCCATGGAACGGTTGACATTCGACAACGAACCTTCCTGAATAGCAAAGAAACCAGCAATGTTTTTCGTAACTGCACCGGTGGTACGACAGAGTCTGGTTTTTTAactttctatttttaaataaattattaaaaatttatatttttaaaagaggaataatttttttcaatcaatttatttaattcaaatgatttatattaattaaCTAGTTAATTGATTCAATTTTTTTGGGATTAATGTATCAATTAATTTTCAGTTCAGCCAGTTCGATTGGTTAACCCAATCTTAttctaaagaaaaaaatcattcaacataattacaacaataacataTTACGATGAAAGTTTACAGCAAAGATACAtatatttactattatatttatgagttttgttgatgattgatttgagataaGTAGAGAAGGTGGCGGAATACAAGACGGAGAGCTATTAGATAGAATGGTCGGAGATGAGAACAAAGAGGAGTGAGAAACAGTAGAAGGAAGTGGGGAAAAAGGCTCTCTCTTCACTGTCTGTTGTTTTGAGCCTTATTTACTCTTAATCTCTTATCCTAAATGACATGTGTCGAGCTATTATTAGTGGATCAAAGTCAAGTGATTAAGTGATCTGATGGTATAAGTTATGTAGTGTAGTATTATGATATATCTCGAAGTGACATCATAAAAAAATCTGGTGTTGTGATTAATAAGAGGGATCCGTTCAATTACTAGCTCAAAGGGTTTTTACGAAAAATTCTTTTGAGGTTTGCTTGCACTATTCATTAACTTACTCGTTGATCCGGACAATTGAGGTGTAACAAGTTTGGACATTATAAATTTAAAGTAATATTTAGTTTTATACATTTTCATTACTATTCaaattagatttaaaatatatataaatatttattgtgTGAATCCGTTTTAAATATGATAAactcaaattcaattatttaaatatattatttttaaattactattttactttTCCAAATTTGAATTTCTATAAATTcctacaaataatttatttaatttggatttgaACAATAATACTCAATTttaatatagatattaaatttttttagattttaaaataaatttaaatatttgaatttagatATTATTGAAGTTATAGTGTAGTAAGGAATATTGGTTTGGAATggtttgaaatatatatatatataattaataaatagtattccatttctttaaaaaaaatagaactgAATAAAAACCAATTTATTATATTGGAGACAGTGGAGAAGTCCTTTTTGGTAGATATTCTGTCCATTGGTTTTTGATTCTGCCATCTCAACATTACACTTACTTTTTAATTCTTATAAGGCTAAATTACAccaaatatcattaaattaaattattagtaatttttttatcatttaattaaaaaaagtttttatttaattcacggaattattcaaaagtttttgttTGAGTCGGTGGGttattaagtttttttcttttaaaagaaaagtcTAACCAGTAAGCTCTAAGTGACGATTTGAGGATTGGTACGACAAATCAATATCTATCGACGAGTAAAACATAACTTAGATCTAAGTTAATTTCATAATCAGTATcgaagataaaaaaaaacaattttaattttgaaaagctatttcataaaaaaaactgaaCAGTAGAAGAAAAAAGATTTTTAATTGATGTAGGTGATATAAACAAAGAAAGCCATACAACAATTATTTAACaatccaatgacttaaataaaatcttttaaaatttataattttctaaaattgaaTGACCAAAGACAGTTGGGATTCCATTGTCACCTCACATTCCTCATGGCCTTGGCtttgaaaaaactaaaaatattggtaaaattaattttaggttgtttatcaattttgatattgagtaaatttattatttttaaaaaataaaataatttaattcttatcaattttaaatatgagTGTGTAAGGATAATTAATccaattttacattattttaattactataatattaaatttaactctcaaattttatatattatttctctgtatatatattaatattgaagctaaagtttttttttatatattcctttggaactttttagattttttaaatcttatacatttttttcaaattttttatgattGAGATTAAATTGCCTGAATATGTAAACATTGAGagtttaatttgttattatattaatctaaattatatataattgacAAGAAAAACATTATTTgtcatgattaattgtgtttAGTTGTTCACTTTTAAAACTGAAAgagattaaattattataatttttttagagagACGAATTTGatcaatattaaaattaagaGAATTTGAAGAGgtgcttttataaaaaaaaataaaaaactaaaaaggtTAATATACAAATAGATGTTGATTGTTAATGAGCTTGGTTGAATCGGGTTCAAATTTGATCCTACCTAAAATATGGATTCAATATTCTATATAAGTTCAACCTGTGGATTAGAAGTTTGATATATACATTAAGACTTTAATGTTTATTAGaagttgaattttatattttttatattttttatgtctataaatataaattttagagaaGCATCGTAAAACATCTCTATTGATGAATAAAATACATACTTCCCTTCTGTTCTCCTACTTTTTGTTCATTTACtttctttgttatttatttgataataCGTTATCACTACTTGTGGACAGTGGCAGAGCTACTAAGAGACCCAGGGGCcccctaaaatggtaaattttcaatttaggccctttataatttataaaattttaaattagtaataataaaattacattttaccccctaaataataaaaatttcatttaaccttttaaaaattataaatatatagattattaaaataatatttatttattttttagtgtaATACTAAAGcgatgatttatttatttatttatttaaatccacTGTTATGTTTATGATACaattttaatttcatgaaattgatataaactttTGTGATATCAGTTTcctttaaatgaaaaatttattaGTACGTCAGTCTATTAAATCTGGcaagcataaaaataaatttaaattatatactcATGAATATGATAAGTGGCATAGTAATAACCACTAGAAGTGAAAACATGATAAACCTTCAAAAGGTTATCAATGTGATGTGAATGATAATTGATGACATACTTGTCGTATgcctttattaatattttttgaggAAGGAAATTATATGTGTCACTGACATTGTAATAATGAATACTATCTTTACAGGTAgaaagtatttatcttatttggtactaaaataaaccaaaattaatGGAATATTTGGtggtacaaaattagttgaaagcttcGAAAgaactaatatattaatatatgaaggAACAGAAATTGTGATGGTTAATACATTATCTTCTAGTCAATCTCAAAGATTTCATTACGTTTAAAAGGTATTCATTGTCATGGATCTTATATTGGGATTATAAATAaggaaaaaattatatatttggtATGAATCATTCTTGCTATGAATATCTACCTGTTTTCATTTTGAAAATGATAGAGAAGTATTCCATTATTGAAATATATTATGCATGATTCTTGAATGCAGAAAATTTGATTGTGTAGTCTCCAtttgaattgtgaaataattTAAGAGAAATATGGCTAttgaaatataataattttatctaataCTTGTTATAAACAGATACGCCTAAAATTACACTGTGAACGATGATAAAATTTAAGATTGATTACGTAAAATATGAATAATTATGTGATATTTTCACGAAGTACCAACTAGTTTTAGCAATCAAACCAACTTCAGATCACACTCTATTTTTCCCAAACcaattaaaaatatcaccaatGCGTAAATCCTCTAAACCCCACTTTTCTTGGACTGTAAGTGAACATTGAAACTTTCTAAACAGCTTCTGCTAAGGACAAAAAAAACATAGCATGTTGAAGTGTCTGATTCTTTTTTTCACATTTTTGGAAGAATTTTAAATAGTGGACATGTACAGTTTTTTAAagaaatcattttaaaaatttgaaatatttattttaataattttattaactcaTAAAATAATATGCAAAATTACACTTGGATTATTATCAACtcataaaaattattatgaatttatttataataataaaactataataACACTTTGaaccttttaaaaaataaaataacatagaatatccatttttctttccttcaactcattTTACCTagctaaattttattaaaaaaattatggttttaggTTGTTTGTTGGGATATTTAAGGAAATAAATTGATTTTGGagagaaagtgaaaatgtgtccAGTAAGACATGTTTTCTACTTATGTAGCAGGAAAGCGTGCTGATCCGATAATTCCAGCATGCATCCTAGTCGAATTTTTGGCCAATCCCAATATACGGAACGTAAAAGTGTCATTGATAGTTTACACGATGGTGGAGATGCATGAATTCAGTTGAGTGTTGCGACAGTTCGGGTTTAGGCAAACTATTCTACCATCACCCAAAGACATCAAAGCACTATACAAGGTCGACTTGTGAGGAAGAATCGATGAAGATTTGCCTAAAGTCCATGGGCAATATATCAACATTTGGGAGCATAGGTATGACTTCATACCTAGTCACGAACTATTTCTCGCTCTGAAATTGGCAACCTCTCCGAACTACCTGCCGTGGTTCAGACATCACAGCAAGCCATATCTTCTTTCGAAAGAGGCAAGGACTAGGCAATGTCGTACTAGGAGACCAAGACAACCCCCACATCAATCCTAGGTCGGGAGTGTATGCCTCAATAGAGTAAACTTCAGCTCCAACCCAACATGATGCACCAAGGGCTACACCACCTCTCGGTCAGTATGGTTCATATTATTCTGGTACTTTCACTAACCCCATTatttttacacaagcaccacaCTATGCACCACCATAATCTGCTTCAACACCTTCTGTAGATATGTTTTTTGCACCACCTTCGTCCCCAACACCATATTACATGCCAATGCCAACAACAACAT from Gossypium hirsutum isolate 1008001.06 chromosome A04, Gossypium_hirsutum_v2.1, whole genome shotgun sequence includes:
- the LOC107948624 gene encoding uncharacterized protein, with the translated sequence MGRRLFACFRRGSSSSSRNEVHANGKTNGTVVEESAEGPVLVELFSSQGCVTSPAAELLLSRLGRGDFQLDAPVIVLAYHVDYWDYMGWKDPYGSSLSTVRQKAYVEALRLDTMFTPQVVVQGRAQCVGNDEDTLLSTIAGAPRFPAPTFQANFQRPTSESLQVTLTGALRSKVDNNGVNIMVALYESGLVNDCPAGENKGKVLSNDFVVRKLEKLCTVKDVSAKKTVSGTVTFTLWDGFNSSKCSLAVFVQNNSYQILGSQNFQLPNDI